A single Lactuca sativa cultivar Salinas chromosome 8, Lsat_Salinas_v11, whole genome shotgun sequence DNA region contains:
- the LOC111904409 gene encoding annexin D5 produces MATLTIPPVLSSPRDDAMHLYKAFKGFGCDTTAVINILAHRDSSQRALIENEYKLMYSEALTKRLSSELSGNLKKAILLWMPDPARRDAMILRDALTTDIDLKAATEVICSRTPSQLQHLKQLYHALHGGYLEHDLQAQTSGDHGQLLLAYLSTPRSEGLEVDRRMVDLDAKSLFKAGEKRLGTDEKTFRMIFSGRSRAHLAAVSSAYHSTYGNALKKAVKGETSGYFEDALVTILQCAENPGKYFAKVLHRAMKGLGTNDKTLIRVIVTRTEIDMQYIKAEYHKNHHKTLNDAVHSETSGHYRTFLLSLLGPNHR; encoded by the exons ATGGCTACTTTGACAATTCCACCAGTGCTATCATCTCCTCGTGATGACGCCATGCACTTATACAAAGCTTTTAAGG GATTTGGCTGCGATACTACAGCAGTCATCAACATTCTCGCTCATCGTGATTCATCACAGCGTGCTCTCATTGAAAATGAATATAAACTTATGTACTCCGAAGCCCTAACCAAACGACTCTCTTCAGAGCTTAGTGGCAATCTCAAG AAAGCGATCTTACTTTGGATGCCAGATCCAGCAAGAAGAGATGCAATGATACTGCGAGATGCTTTAACTACCGACATTGATCTGAAAGCAGCTACTGAAGTTATATGTTCTCGAACTCCATCTCAGTTGCAGCATCTTAAGCAACTTTATCATGCACTTCATGGTGGTTACCTTGAACATGATCTTCAAGCTCAAACTTCTGGCGACCATGGACAG TTGCTTCTAGCATATTTAAGCACACCACGTAGTGAAGGTCTAGAAGTTGATAGAAGAATGGTGGATCTTGATGCTAAATCTCTGTTTAAAGCTGGTGAAAAACGATTAGGAACTGATGAAAAAACATTCAGAATGATTTTCAGTGGAAGAAGTAGAGCACATCTTGCTGCTGTTAGTTCTGCATATCATAGTACATATGGAAATGCCCTCAAGAAG GCTGTAAAAGGTGAAACATCGGGTTACTTTGAGGATGCCCTTGTTACAATTTTGCAATGTGCTGAGAATCCTGGGAAGTATTTTGCCAag GTACTTCATAGGGCAATGAAGGGGTTAGGGAcaaatgataaaaccctaataaGAGTAATTGTGACAAGGACAGAAATCGACATGCAATATATAAAAGCAGAGTATCATAAAAATCATCATAAGACTTTAAATGATGCTGTTCACTCCGAGACTTCGGGTCATTATCGGACCTTTCTTCTTTCACTTTTGGGCCCAAATCATCGTTAG